From Streptomyces sp. NBC_01754, a single genomic window includes:
- a CDS encoding M24 family metallopeptidase → MSEVYAVRRGLLRDRYAAAGSAAALVSRPANVRYLAGGAPPGAVLLLGPGEDVLLCPRAPTGDPVHGRPDERLRVDVLAAPGGDPAVAAAGLTLGLDADCLAVEEHDLTVSRHRAMSSVAPRLRLADLGSAVEQLRLVKDEEEIACLRIAAEITDQALGELLESILVGRTERHLALELERRLVDHGADGPAFATSVGTGPHSGQGRHRPTDRRVEEGDFLSVCLGANYRGYRCEIGRTFVIGTAPADWQIELYDLVFAAQRAGREALVPGAAYRDVDHAARHLLDSAGHTDGLPAATGHGVGLEIDEDPQLAPAAMGKLDACVPVTVEPGVHLPGRGGVRIDDTLVVRPEADGGPELLTITTKELLAL, encoded by the coding sequence ATGTCAGAGGTGTACGCCGTCCGACGCGGGCTGCTGCGCGACCGGTACGCCGCCGCCGGATCCGCGGCCGCCCTGGTCTCCCGCCCCGCCAACGTCCGCTATCTCGCGGGCGGGGCCCCGCCCGGCGCCGTGCTGCTGCTCGGCCCCGGCGAGGACGTCCTGCTCTGCCCGCGCGCGCCGACCGGGGACCCCGTCCACGGCCGTCCGGACGAGCGGCTGCGGGTGGACGTCCTGGCCGCCCCCGGAGGTGATCCGGCCGTCGCCGCCGCGGGCCTCACGCTGGGCCTGGACGCGGACTGCCTGGCCGTGGAGGAACACGACCTGACGGTCTCCCGCCACCGCGCCATGTCCTCGGTCGCCCCCCGTCTGCGCCTGGCGGACCTCGGCAGCGCGGTGGAGCAGCTGCGGCTGGTCAAGGACGAGGAGGAGATCGCCTGCCTGCGGATCGCCGCCGAGATCACCGACCAGGCCCTGGGCGAGCTGCTCGAGTCCATCCTGGTGGGCCGGACCGAACGCCACCTCGCGCTGGAGCTGGAGCGCCGCCTGGTGGACCACGGCGCGGACGGGCCGGCCTTCGCGACCTCCGTGGGGACGGGTCCGCACTCGGGCCAGGGCCGCCACCGGCCCACCGACCGCAGGGTCGAGGAAGGAGATTTCCTCTCCGTCTGCCTCGGCGCCAACTACCGCGGATACCGGTGCGAGATCGGACGGACGTTCGTCATCGGCACCGCGCCGGCGGACTGGCAGATCGAGCTCTACGACCTCGTTTTCGCCGCTCAGCGGGCCGGGCGGGAAGCCCTGGTACCCGGCGCCGCCTACCGCGACGTGGACCACGCGGCCCGCCATCTCCTGGACTCCGCGGGCCACACCGACGGGCTTCCGGCCGCCACCGGGCACGGTGTCGGACTGGAAATCGACGAGGACCCGCAGTTGGCACCGGCAGCCATGGGTAAACTGGACGCTTGCGTGCCGGTCACCGTCGAACCGGGGGTCCACCTCCCGGGCCGGGGCGGTGTCCGGATCGATGACACGCTCGTCGTGCGCCCCGAGGCGGACGGCGGACCCGAGCTACTCACCATTACGACCAAGGAGCTGCTCGCGCTCTAG
- a CDS encoding dihydroorotase: MSTILIRGAKILGGEPADVLVEGETVARVGTGIEAPGATVVEAAGQILLPGLVDLHTHLREPGREDSETVLTGTRAAATGGFTAVHAMANTFPVADTAGVVEQVWRLGKESGYCDVQPVGAVTVGLEGRQLAELGAMHDSAAGVKVFSDDGKCVDDAVIMRRALEYVKAFDGVVAQHAQEPRLTEGAQMNEGVVSAELGLGGWPAVAEESIIARDVLLAAHVGSRVHICHLSTAGSVEIVRWAKSKGWNVTAEVTPHHLLLTDELVRSYDPVYKVNPPLRTEADVMALREALADGTIDCVATDHAPHPHEDKDCEWAAAAMGMVGLETALSVVQHTMVDTGLLDWAGVADRMSSRPAAIGRLEGHGRPVSAGEPANLTLVDPSYRGAVDPAGFASRSRNTPYKGRELPGRVTHTFLRGRATVVDGKLA, encoded by the coding sequence ATGAGCACGATCCTGATCCGCGGCGCGAAGATCCTCGGCGGCGAGCCGGCCGACGTCCTCGTCGAAGGCGAGACCGTCGCGCGGGTGGGCACCGGCATCGAGGCCCCCGGCGCCACCGTGGTCGAGGCGGCCGGCCAGATCCTGCTGCCCGGCCTCGTCGACCTGCACACCCACCTGCGCGAGCCCGGCCGCGAGGACTCCGAGACGGTCCTGACCGGCACCCGGGCCGCCGCCACGGGCGGCTTCACCGCCGTGCACGCCATGGCCAACACCTTCCCCGTCGCCGACACCGCCGGTGTCGTCGAGCAGGTCTGGCGGCTCGGCAAGGAGTCCGGCTACTGCGACGTGCAGCCCGTCGGCGCCGTCACCGTCGGCCTGGAGGGCAGGCAGCTCGCCGAACTCGGCGCCATGCACGACTCGGCCGCCGGTGTGAAGGTCTTCTCCGACGACGGCAAGTGCGTCGACGACGCCGTGATCATGCGCCGCGCCCTGGAGTACGTGAAGGCGTTCGACGGCGTCGTCGCCCAGCACGCCCAGGAGCCCCGCCTCACCGAGGGCGCCCAGATGAACGAGGGCGTCGTCTCGGCCGAGCTCGGCCTCGGCGGCTGGCCCGCCGTCGCCGAGGAGTCGATCATCGCCCGGGACGTCCTGCTCGCCGCCCACGTCGGCTCCCGGGTGCACATCTGCCACCTGTCGACCGCGGGCTCCGTGGAGATCGTCCGCTGGGCCAAGTCCAAGGGCTGGAACGTCACCGCCGAGGTCACCCCGCACCACCTCCTCCTCACCGACGAGCTGGTCCGGTCCTACGACCCCGTCTACAAGGTGAACCCGCCGCTGCGCACCGAGGCCGACGTCATGGCCCTGCGCGAGGCGCTCGCCGACGGCACGATCGACTGCGTCGCCACCGACCACGCCCCGCACCCGCACGAGGACAAGGACTGCGAGTGGGCCGCCGCCGCCATGGGCATGGTGGGCCTGGAGACCGCGCTCTCGGTGGTCCAGCACACGATGGTGGACACCGGTCTGCTCGACTGGGCGGGCGTCGCCGACCGCATGTCGTCGCGTCCCGCGGCCATCGGACGGCTCGAAGGACACGGCCGGCCCGTCTCGGCCGGTGAGCCCGCCAACCTCACGCTGGTCGATCCGTCATACCGTGGAGCGGTGGACCCCGCGGGCTTCGCCTCCCGCAGCCGCAACACCCCCTACAAGGGGCGCGAGCTGCCGGGCCGAGTGACCCACACCTTCCTGCGGGGCCGTGCCACGGTCGTCGACGGGAAGCTCGCGTGA
- the aroQ gene encoding type II 3-dehydroquinate dehydratase: MSARRVFVLNGPNLGRLGSREPDVYGATSYAGLVETCRELGRELGFDVDVRETNDEGELIRWLHEAADGSIPVVLNPGAFTHYSYGMRDAAAQRTAPLIEVHISNPYAREEFRHTSVVAPVATGTVAGFGIGSYRLALRALAGELTG, encoded by the coding sequence GTGAGCGCAAGGAGGGTCTTCGTGCTCAACGGCCCCAACCTCGGCCGCCTCGGCTCACGGGAACCCGACGTCTACGGGGCGACCTCCTACGCCGGCCTCGTGGAGACCTGCCGGGAACTCGGCAGGGAACTCGGCTTCGACGTCGACGTCCGCGAGACCAACGACGAGGGGGAGCTGATCCGCTGGCTCCACGAAGCGGCCGACGGGTCGATTCCGGTCGTTCTCAACCCGGGCGCCTTCACGCACTACTCGTACGGCATGCGGGACGCGGCGGCCCAGCGCACCGCCCCGCTCATCGAGGTGCACATCTCGAACCCGTACGCGCGGGAGGAGTTCCGCCACACCTCCGTCGTCGCCCCCGTGGCCACCGGCACCGTGGCGGGATTCGGCATCGGCTCCTACCGGCTGGCCCTTCGGGCGCTGGCCGGAGAGCTGACGGGCTGA
- a CDS encoding PH-like domain-containing protein, whose translation MTTLNPLYQLAAEQKSADVTDWSARISWVVGLVVLVAFVYWLMRQGWKWRGRLQSALPALATTPDGFADGEPLLTLEGRYHASTTAGQWLDRIVAHGLGTRSRVELTLTEQGLDVVRPGAADFFVPATALREARLDRALAGKVLPEGGLLVITWEHGGTLIDSGFRSDHAAGHQAWVDAVNHLTSTTEGTAR comes from the coding sequence GTGACAACACTCAACCCCCTGTACCAACTGGCCGCCGAGCAGAAGTCGGCCGATGTGACGGACTGGTCCGCCCGCATCAGCTGGGTCGTCGGACTCGTCGTCCTCGTCGCCTTCGTCTACTGGCTGATGCGCCAGGGCTGGAAGTGGCGCGGACGGCTCCAGTCCGCCCTGCCCGCTCTCGCCACCACCCCGGACGGGTTCGCGGACGGTGAACCGCTGCTCACGCTCGAAGGCCGCTACCACGCCTCGACGACCGCGGGCCAGTGGCTCGACCGGATCGTCGCCCACGGACTCGGCACCCGCAGCCGGGTCGAGCTGACCCTCACCGAGCAGGGCCTGGACGTCGTACGTCCCGGCGCCGCCGACTTCTTCGTACCGGCCACCGCGCTGCGCGAGGCCCGGCTCGACAGGGCGCTCGCCGGGAAGGTCCTGCCCGAGGGCGGCCTCCTGGTCATCACCTGGGAACACGGCGGCACGCTCATCGACTCCGGGTTCCGCTCCGACCACGCGGCCGGGCACCAGGCCTGGGTCGACGCCGTCAACCACCTCACCAGCACTACGGAAGGCACCGCACGATGA
- the efp gene encoding elongation factor P, with protein sequence MASTNDLKNGLVLKLDGGQLWSVVEFQHVKPGKGPAFVRTKLKNVLSGKTVDKTFNAGVKVDTATIDRSDMQFSYMDGEYFVFMDMDTYDQLMVDRKAVGDAANFLVEGFTASVAQYEGEVLYVELPAAVELTVQHTEPGVQGDRSTGGSKPATLETGYEIGVPLFITTGEKIKVDTRTGDYLGRVNS encoded by the coding sequence GTGGCTTCCACGAACGACCTCAAGAACGGCCTGGTGCTCAAGCTCGACGGAGGCCAGCTCTGGTCCGTCGTCGAGTTCCAGCACGTCAAGCCCGGCAAGGGCCCCGCCTTCGTGCGCACCAAGCTCAAGAACGTGCTCTCCGGCAAGACCGTCGACAAGACGTTCAACGCCGGCGTGAAGGTCGACACGGCCACCATCGACCGCAGTGACATGCAGTTCTCGTACATGGACGGCGAGTACTTCGTCTTCATGGACATGGACACCTACGACCAGCTCATGGTCGACCGCAAGGCCGTCGGTGACGCCGCCAACTTCCTGGTCGAGGGCTTCACCGCCTCCGTGGCCCAGTACGAGGGCGAGGTGCTCTACGTGGAGCTGCCGGCCGCCGTCGAGCTCACGGTCCAGCACACCGAGCCCGGCGTCCAGGGCGACCGCTCCACCGGTGGCTCCAAGCCCGCCACCCTGGAGACCGGCTACGAGATCGGTGTCCCCCTCTTCATCACCACCGGCGAGAAGATCAAGGTCGACACCCGCACGGGCGACTACCTCGGCCGGGTGAACAGCTAA
- the bldD gene encoding transcriptional regulator BldD has product MSSEYAKQLGAKLRAIRTQQGLSLHGVEEKSQGRWKAVVVGSYERGDRAVTVQRLAELADFYGVPVQELLPGTTPGGAAEPPPKLVLDLERLAHVPPEKAGPLQRYAATIQSQRGDYNGKVLSIRQDDLRTLAVIYDQSPSVLTEQLISWGVLDADARRAVSHEEG; this is encoded by the coding sequence ATGTCCAGCGAATACGCAAAGCAGCTCGGGGCCAAGCTCCGCGCCATCCGCACTCAGCAGGGCCTTTCCCTCCACGGCGTGGAGGAGAAGTCCCAGGGCCGCTGGAAGGCCGTCGTGGTCGGCTCGTACGAGCGCGGCGACCGCGCGGTGACCGTACAGCGCCTCGCCGAGCTGGCGGACTTCTACGGGGTCCCGGTGCAGGAGCTCCTGCCCGGCACGACGCCCGGCGGAGCCGCCGAGCCGCCGCCCAAGCTCGTCCTGGACCTGGAGCGCCTCGCCCACGTCCCGCCGGAGAAGGCCGGGCCGCTGCAACGGTACGCGGCGACGATCCAGAGCCAGCGCGGCGACTACAACGGCAAGGTGCTGTCGATCCGCCAGGACGACCTGCGCACTCTGGCCGTGATCTACGACCAGTCGCCGTCCGTGCTCACGGAGCAGCTGATCAGCTGGGGCGTGCTGGACGCCGACGCGCGCCGGGCCGTGTCCCACGAAGAGGGCTGA
- a CDS encoding aspartate carbamoyltransferase catalytic subunit, with the protein MLRPPGGNPRHLISAADLTRDDAVLILDTAEEMARVADRPIKKLPTLRGRTVVNLFFEDSTRTRISFEAAAKRLSADVINFSAKGSSVSKGESLKDTALTLEAMGADAVVIRHGASGAPYRLATSGWIDGAVVNAGDGTHEHPTQALLDAFTVRRRLVGTDAGLGKDLDGRRVTIVGDILHSRVARSNVHLLHTLGAQVTLVAPPTLVPVGVERWPCEVSYSLDAVLAASDAVMMLRVQRERMNAAYFPTEREYSRRYGLDGRRMAKMPDHAVVMHPGPMNRGMEITAEVADSGRCTAVEQVANGVSVRMAVLYLLLGGSETALPSASARTEENK; encoded by the coding sequence ATGCTGCGCCCACCCGGGGGAAATCCCCGTCACCTCATCTCGGCCGCGGACCTCACCCGTGACGACGCCGTCCTGATCCTCGACACCGCCGAGGAGATGGCCCGGGTCGCGGACCGGCCGATCAAGAAGCTCCCCACCCTGCGCGGCCGTACCGTCGTGAACCTCTTCTTCGAGGACTCCACGCGCACCCGGATCTCCTTCGAGGCCGCCGCCAAGCGGCTCTCCGCCGACGTCATCAACTTCTCCGCGAAGGGTTCCTCGGTCTCCAAGGGAGAGTCCCTCAAGGACACCGCCCTGACGCTGGAGGCCATGGGCGCCGACGCCGTCGTCATCCGGCACGGCGCCTCCGGGGCCCCGTACCGCCTGGCCACCTCGGGGTGGATCGACGGCGCCGTCGTCAACGCCGGTGACGGCACCCACGAGCACCCGACCCAGGCCCTGCTGGACGCCTTCACCGTCCGCCGCAGGCTGGTGGGGACCGACGCCGGTCTCGGCAAGGACCTCGACGGCCGCCGGGTCACGATCGTCGGCGACATCCTGCACAGCCGGGTCGCCCGGTCCAACGTCCACCTGCTCCACACGCTCGGAGCCCAGGTCACCCTGGTGGCCCCGCCCACCCTCGTACCGGTCGGTGTGGAGCGGTGGCCCTGCGAGGTCAGCTACAGCCTGGACGCCGTGCTGGCCGCCTCGGACGCCGTCATGATGCTGCGGGTGCAGCGCGAGCGGATGAACGCCGCCTACTTCCCGACCGAGCGGGAGTACTCCCGCCGCTACGGCCTGGACGGCCGGCGCATGGCGAAGATGCCGGACCACGCCGTCGTGATGCACCCCGGGCCGATGAACCGAGGCATGGAGATCACCGCCGAGGTCGCCGACTCCGGCCGCTGCACCGCCGTCGAGCAGGTCGCCAACGGCGTGTCCGTCCGTATGGCCGTCCTGTACCTGCTGCTGGGCGGCTCCGAGACCGCCCTGCCGTCCGCCTCCGCCCGTACCGAGGAGAACAAGTAA
- the carA gene encoding glutamine-hydrolyzing carbamoyl-phosphate synthase small subunit, translated as MTISTRGAGRAPAVLVLEDGRSFRGRAYGAVGETFGEAVFSTGMTGYQETLTDPSCHRQVVVMTAPHVGNTGVNDEDAESRRIWVAGYVVRDPARVSSNWRSRRSLDEELTAQGVVGISGVDTRALTRHLRERGAMRAGIFSGNAIQDEGVLLAKVRQAPEMSGAELAAEVTTDEAYVVPAIGTRKFTVAAIDLGIKGMTPHRMAERGVEVHVLPATATLEEVYAVEPDGVFFSNGPGDPSTAGHPVSLMRGVLERKTPLFGICFGNQVLGRALGFGTYKLKYGHRGINQPVQDRTTGKVDVTAHNHGFAVDAPLDRVSDTEFGRAEVSHVCLNDQVVEGLQLLDQPAFSVQYHPEAAAGPHDAAHLFDRFVSLMEGQRA; from the coding sequence ATGACGATCTCCACCCGGGGAGCCGGCAGAGCTCCCGCCGTACTCGTCCTGGAGGACGGCCGCTCCTTCCGCGGACGCGCCTACGGGGCCGTGGGGGAGACCTTCGGCGAGGCGGTGTTCTCCACCGGCATGACCGGCTACCAGGAGACCCTGACCGACCCCTCCTGCCACCGCCAGGTCGTCGTGATGACCGCCCCGCACGTCGGTAACACCGGGGTGAACGACGAGGACGCCGAGTCCCGGCGGATCTGGGTCGCCGGATACGTCGTGCGCGACCCCGCCCGCGTCTCCTCGAACTGGCGCTCACGCCGCTCCCTGGACGAGGAGCTCACCGCCCAGGGCGTCGTCGGCATCAGCGGCGTCGACACCCGCGCGCTCACCCGCCACCTGCGTGAGCGCGGCGCGATGCGCGCCGGCATCTTCTCCGGCAACGCGATCCAGGACGAGGGCGTGCTGCTCGCCAAGGTGCGCCAGGCCCCCGAGATGAGCGGCGCCGAACTGGCCGCCGAGGTCACCACCGACGAGGCGTACGTCGTCCCCGCGATCGGCACCAGGAAGTTCACCGTCGCCGCGATCGACCTCGGCATCAAGGGCATGACCCCGCACCGCATGGCCGAGCGCGGTGTCGAGGTGCACGTCCTGCCCGCCACCGCCACCCTGGAGGAGGTCTACGCGGTCGAGCCGGACGGCGTCTTCTTCTCCAACGGGCCCGGCGACCCGTCCACCGCCGGCCACCCGGTCTCCCTCATGCGGGGCGTCCTGGAGCGGAAGACCCCGCTCTTCGGCATCTGCTTCGGCAACCAGGTGCTCGGCCGCGCCCTCGGCTTCGGCACCTACAAGCTGAAGTACGGCCACCGCGGCATCAACCAGCCCGTGCAGGACCGCACGACCGGCAAGGTCGATGTCACCGCGCACAACCACGGCTTCGCCGTCGACGCCCCCCTCGACCGGGTCTCCGACACCGAGTTCGGCCGCGCCGAGGTCTCCCACGTCTGCCTCAACGACCAGGTCGTCGAAGGTCTCCAGCTCCTGGACCAGCCGGCCTTCAGCGTCCAGTACCACCCCGAAGCGGCCGCCGGCCCGCACGACGCCGCCCACCTCTTCGACCGCTTCGTCTCCCTGATGGAGGGCCAGCGTGCCTAA
- a CDS encoding Pro-rich N-terminal domain-containing protein produces MQHAVGAPLPPPHVPGGGPWTHQAQHPGHPGPLPGQPPVPPAPRGPQPGQGQPARGPGPGWAGPASGPPAREATGHVQLPPGGPVPLPAQPAGPGTGAATLAVLLIGPAGAGKTTVARFWAGRRRVPTAHVSLDDVREWVCSGFADPQAGWNDHSEAQYRLARRTCGFAARNFLANGISCILDDAVFPDRPVVGLGGWKRHVGPGLLPVVLLPGLEVVLERNAARTGNRRLSDEEVARIHGRMAGWYGSGLPIIDNSTYDVETTARVLDDVLARSIASPPAW; encoded by the coding sequence ATGCAGCACGCAGTGGGGGCCCCGCTGCCGCCGCCCCACGTTCCCGGAGGCGGACCGTGGACGCACCAGGCCCAGCACCCAGGCCACCCCGGGCCCTTGCCGGGGCAGCCGCCCGTACCCCCCGCCCCCCGAGGGCCGCAGCCGGGTCAGGGGCAGCCCGCGCGAGGGCCCGGCCCCGGGTGGGCCGGCCCCGCGTCCGGCCCACCCGCCAGGGAAGCCACCGGGCACGTCCAGCTCCCGCCCGGCGGGCCCGTCCCGCTCCCCGCGCAGCCCGCCGGACCCGGCACCGGCGCGGCCACCCTCGCGGTGCTCCTGATCGGACCGGCCGGTGCGGGCAAGACCACGGTCGCCAGGTTCTGGGCGGGCCGGCGCCGCGTCCCCACCGCGCACGTCTCGCTGGACGACGTCCGCGAATGGGTCTGCTCCGGCTTCGCCGACCCGCAGGCCGGGTGGAACGACCACTCCGAGGCCCAGTACCGCCTGGCCCGCCGCACCTGCGGCTTCGCCGCCCGCAACTTCCTCGCCAACGGGATCTCCTGCATCCTGGACGACGCCGTCTTCCCGGACCGGCCCGTGGTCGGGCTCGGCGGCTGGAAGCGCCATGTGGGGCCCGGTCTGCTGCCCGTCGTCCTGCTGCCCGGCCTGGAGGTCGTCCTGGAGCGCAACGCCGCCCGCACCGGCAACCGCCGCCTCTCCGACGAGGAGGTCGCGCGGATCCACGGCCGGATGGCCGGCTGGTACGGCTCGGGGCTGCCGATCATCGACAACTCGACGTACGACGTCGAGACGACCGCCCGGGTCCTGGACGACGTGCTGGCCCGCTCCATAGCCAGCCCGCCGGCCTGGTAG
- the aroB gene encoding 3-dehydroquinate synthase: MSGPLIVLVGPMGVGKSTVGELLAERLGSRYRDTDADVVAAAGKAVAEIFFDEGEERFRELEREAVRAAVEQHTGVLALGGGAVLDAGTRALLAGRPVVYLSMDVEEAVRRVGLNTARPLLAVNPRRQWRELMDARRHLYEEVARATVATDARTPEEVASAILDALELPEPAAEPVAFGRENTPMTEQATTRIRIAGTAGTDPYDVLVGHQLLGELANLVGDRAKRVAVLHPEALAGTGEAVREDLAAQGYEAIAIQLPNAEEAKTAEVAAYCWKALGQTGFTRTDVIVGVGGGATTDVAGFVAATWLRGVRWIAVPTTVLGMVDAAVGGKTGINTAEGKNLVGAFHPPAGVLCDLAALDSLPVHDYVSGMAEIIKAGFIADPVILDLVEADPEAARTPAGPHTAELIERSIRVKAEVVSSDLKESGLREILNYGHTLGHAIEKNERYKWRHGAAVSVGMVFAAELGRLAGRLDDATADRHRAVLESVGLPLTYRGDQWPKLLENMKVDKKSRGDLLRFVVLDGIGRPTVLEGPDPAILLAAYGEVSA; this comes from the coding sequence GTGAGCGGCCCGCTGATCGTCCTGGTCGGCCCGATGGGGGTCGGCAAGTCCACGGTGGGCGAACTCCTCGCCGAGCGCCTGGGCTCCCGCTACCGCGACACCGACGCGGACGTCGTGGCCGCGGCGGGCAAGGCCGTCGCGGAGATCTTCTTCGACGAGGGAGAGGAGCGTTTCCGGGAGCTGGAACGGGAGGCCGTCCGCGCCGCCGTCGAGCAGCACACCGGTGTCCTCGCCCTCGGCGGGGGCGCGGTGCTCGACGCGGGGACCCGCGCGCTGCTCGCCGGCCGCCCCGTCGTCTACCTCTCGATGGACGTGGAGGAGGCCGTCCGGCGGGTCGGGCTGAACACCGCCCGTCCCCTCCTCGCGGTCAACCCGCGCAGGCAGTGGCGGGAACTCATGGACGCCCGCAGGCACCTGTACGAAGAGGTGGCCCGGGCGACCGTCGCCACCGACGCACGCACCCCCGAAGAGGTCGCGAGCGCGATCCTCGACGCACTGGAACTGCCGGAGCCCGCGGCCGAGCCCGTGGCCTTCGGCCGGGAGAACACACCGATGACCGAGCAGGCCACCACGCGCATCCGGATCGCCGGCACGGCGGGCACCGACCCCTACGACGTGCTCGTCGGACACCAGCTCCTCGGCGAGCTGGCGAACCTCGTCGGCGACCGGGCCAAGCGGGTCGCCGTCCTGCACCCCGAGGCGCTCGCCGGGACCGGTGAGGCGGTCCGCGAGGACCTCGCCGCCCAGGGGTACGAGGCCATCGCGATCCAGCTGCCCAACGCGGAGGAGGCCAAGACGGCCGAGGTCGCCGCGTACTGCTGGAAGGCGCTCGGCCAGACCGGCTTCACCCGCACCGACGTCATCGTGGGCGTCGGCGGCGGGGCCACGACCGACGTGGCGGGCTTCGTCGCCGCCACCTGGCTGCGCGGGGTGCGCTGGATCGCCGTGCCCACCACCGTGCTCGGCATGGTCGACGCGGCCGTCGGCGGCAAGACCGGCATCAACACCGCCGAGGGCAAGAACCTCGTCGGCGCCTTCCACCCGCCGGCGGGGGTGCTCTGCGACCTCGCCGCGCTGGACTCCCTGCCGGTCCACGACTACGTCTCCGGCATGGCCGAGATCATCAAGGCCGGTTTCATCGCCGACCCGGTGATCCTCGACCTCGTCGAGGCGGACCCGGAAGCCGCCCGTACGCCCGCCGGACCGCACACCGCGGAACTGATCGAGCGTTCCATCCGGGTCAAGGCCGAGGTCGTCTCCAGCGACCTCAAGGAGTCCGGCCTGCGGGAGATCCTCAACTACGGCCACACCCTGGGCCACGCCATCGAGAAGAACGAGCGCTACAAGTGGCGCCACGGCGCCGCCGTCTCGGTCGGCATGGTCTTCGCGGCGGAACTCGGGCGGCTGGCGGGCCGGTTGGACGACGCCACCGCGGACCGGCACCGGGCCGTGCTGGAGTCGGTCGGGCTGCCGCTCACTTACCGGGGCGACCAGTGGCCCAAGCTGCTGGAGAACATGAAGGTCGACAAGAAGTCCCGCGGCGACCTGCTCCGCTTCGTCGTGCTGGACGGCATCGGCAGGCCCACCGTGCTGGAAGGCCCCGACCCGGCGATCCTGCTCGCCGCCTACGGGGAGGTCTCCGCGTGA
- the nusB gene encoding transcription antitermination factor NusB yields MAARNKARKRAFQILFEADQRGESVRSVLADWVRLSRTDDRQPPVGEFTMDLVEGYAQYADRIDDLIVTYAVDWEIDRMPVVDRSILRLGAYELIWMDSTPDAVVIDEAVQLAKEFSTDDSPSFVNGLLARFKDLKTHLRREQ; encoded by the coding sequence GTGGCTGCCCGTAACAAGGCCCGCAAGCGTGCCTTCCAGATCCTCTTCGAGGCGGACCAGCGCGGTGAGTCCGTGCGGAGTGTCCTCGCGGACTGGGTGCGGCTCTCGCGGACCGACGACCGTCAGCCGCCGGTCGGCGAATTCACGATGGACCTCGTCGAGGGGTACGCGCAGTACGCGGACCGCATCGACGACCTCATCGTCACCTACGCGGTGGACTGGGAGATCGACCGTATGCCGGTCGTCGACCGGAGCATCCTGCGGCTCGGCGCCTACGAGCTGATCTGGATGGACTCCACCCCGGACGCCGTGGTCATCGACGAGGCCGTGCAACTGGCCAAGGAATTCTCCACGGACGACTCCCCGTCCTTCGTGAACGGCCTGCTGGCCCGCTTCAAGGACCTCAAGACCCATCTGCGCCGCGAGCAGTAG
- the pyrR gene encoding bifunctional pyr operon transcriptional regulator/uracil phosphoribosyltransferase PyrR, whose amino-acid sequence MDTQHGRPGGTARPVLEAPDIARVLTRIAHEIVERAKGADDVVLLGIPTRGVFLARRIAGKLEEITGRPTPVGSLDITMYRDDLRLRPARALARTDIPADGIEGRLVVLVDDVLFSGRTIRAALDALGDIGRPRAVQLAVLVDRGHRELPIRADYVGKNLPTSLRETVKVQLTEEDGRDAVLLGVAAAPAGER is encoded by the coding sequence ATGGACACCCAGCACGGCCGGCCCGGCGGCACCGCCCGGCCCGTTCTCGAGGCCCCCGACATCGCCCGGGTCCTCACCCGCATCGCCCACGAGATCGTCGAACGCGCCAAGGGCGCCGACGACGTGGTGCTGCTCGGCATCCCGACACGGGGCGTCTTCCTCGCCCGCCGGATCGCCGGGAAGCTCGAGGAGATCACCGGACGCCCCACGCCCGTCGGATCGCTGGACATCACGATGTACCGCGACGACCTGCGCCTGCGTCCCGCCCGCGCCCTCGCCCGCACCGACATCCCCGCCGACGGCATCGAGGGGCGGCTCGTCGTCCTCGTCGACGACGTGCTCTTCTCCGGCCGGACCATCCGCGCCGCCCTGGACGCGCTCGGCGACATCGGCAGGCCCCGCGCCGTGCAGCTCGCGGTGCTCGTCGACCGCGGTCACCGTGAACTCCCGATCCGCGCCGACTACGTGGGCAAGAACCTCCCCACGTCGCTGCGGGAGACGGTCAAGGTCCAGCTCACCGAGGAGGACGGCCGCGACGCCGTGCTGCTCGGTGTCGCGGCCGCCCCGGCGGGCGAGCGCTAG